The Carcharodon carcharias isolate sCarCar2 chromosome 17, sCarCar2.pri, whole genome shotgun sequence DNA segment GCAGAAGAGGCATTCAAATTGCAGAATAACAGCAGAAATTGAACCCAGTATGTTTAGACATAGATTTCTATAATAACTTACATGCTAAAAGCCTATTTGTGATATCTATGGACTAACATTTAATGCAATCATAAGGCAGTCTCCATCTTTTATTTTAATACAGAACTAACATGATGTTTTAAGTGTGTTAGTCTCTCTTAAAATAGTAAACAGATGAATGTCACATGAATGCATTAACCATTCATCCACTGATAATATCAACAGTAATTTCTGGGCTTAAGTCATGGCAATGACTGGGAATGAGGAAAGGGGATGTGAAATGGTGAAGAGTTATTCTGGTCCATGTAAGTGACAATATAAATCAATTCAGAAAAGCATCATTATGATTTCACTACATAAAGTGACCTAAGCAATTTGATCCTTGTTATATTTAGTCTTACTATCTACAGTAAAAAAAAGTGATATACATTTAATATCTGATTTGTGCATGTAACCATAAACATGGTGATGCTTCAGTGGCCATTTTACAGACCTCTAGTAACTCAACACATCTGGGGATAAGATGTGGTTGCATGAACTAAGGCAACCTTAGGTGACCAAGCATAACTGATCATATATTAACACGATAATACCAGAAATTTTAATAGCCatccttgacatgtcccacccACCTATGGTGAGATTCTGCATAGAGGTGCCAACTGAGTAAGTATAAATTCTTCCAATGATGATCTGTTTTAAGAGCTGCACATGTTACTTTACTGTAAGATTAGGAAAAGTAACAGCGAATATTGTTCTTCTTGCAATGTTAATTACAACAGCTTTCATTTTAAAATACAGCATTACAAAATCATGCATGGACTTCATTAACAAATGCAGTTATACACGTGCATTTACTGTTGTTTCAAGAAGTCTTCTGGTATGTGAACACCTCTAAGTCAGTATTCTTATGTCCCACTTGTGTCAATTATGATGTGTTCATATATTTGTGTATTTCCTTTAAAACTTGAGGCAAACAGAAACTCACGGTTATCTGCCAATACAGAAGTGAATGCCCTTGGAGCTTGGATGATGACTTCATTAAATTTCATAAATTTTCCTTTGGCGGTGTCCCATTGAAAAATCTCAGTAAATGAATAGTCATTTCCCAGAATGGCATACTGCCATTTATTTAATTTAAGTGGCTGCAACACCATGGATCCTCGTGATGGAAATGTCTGTACTTCCACAAACATGGAGACATTCCACTTCATTATTGTGGAGTCACCAAGGAATCTTGTTAAACAAATATacaaattgtctttaattttaaaatgtttaactgCATATACATTATCTGTCTCAGGAATATCAATACGCCAAACAAATTCTTTCTTCCCTTTGTTCCACTGATAGATAATAGGACGTTGGAAAAGACTTAATAAGATTAAATGTGGTTTGTTAGCTATTTCAAGGTACTCCACATCTATATCTTTGTACCAACGATGCAATGATTGGTGTGAGTAAAATCCATTTCCACTCCATTTATATACAGTTGTAGTCCCACCCTTGGAGCTATCAGCAATAATGAAGAACCATTCTCCATCTATTTGAAATGATTCAATGTCATTTGGCTTTCTGATTTTTAAAGCATCTATATCCTGGATTTTAATAAACTTGTTGGCAGAAATATCCCTTTTGTATACATGAGAGCCACCAAAGAGCCGGGCAACAATTACAAACAGCTGACCCTCAATGATCAATGGTTTACAGACCACTGTGGAAGAGCCTGTGTAaagaaccaaaaaaaaaatcggaAACAATGCACAAAGAGACAGTAATGATCTTTTCCATGTTAAATGAGAGGCATTCATACCAGTAATGTTGTCGAAACTCCTGAAGACCATTTCTACATGATCCCATTCAAGGATGCCGCAGTTCCCAGCCACAGGTTGTGCAATTGCTACATAAATATCGTCCATGTAAGTGAAGCTTTCAATTGACAAAGACTGAAATTTTAAGGTCTGGAAAACAACAAAATctatgaaaaagaaaaaaaacaattatAAAATGTATCTATTTATCAGAATTTAACTATTCATACATAACTGAAGCCAGGATAGGAAAATTGAGCTTTGATCTTCTCCGTTAATTAGTTCAACAGCTTAAAATATTCAGGATGACTGAAATTTACCTTTTAATGAAATTAATTTTTGTAATGCTGTAACCAGTTGGCCCTAAGGGAAGGCCATTAGGCACTCGCAAGCACCAGTAGGCACTAGGGGATGGACCACTCAGGATAGCACCAATAGGCACTATGCACAACCGAAACCTTTACTGCAACAAACTTCCCAGCCACTGACTTCATACCTCTTCCTAACAACCATTTGagcctgaaccagactgtttgcaatcttggtgtctTATCTGACCCAAGataagcttccaaccacatatcgtCACTGAAACATCCTGTTTCCACTTCCGTGAGATTGCTTAGCTCAGCCACTGCTTCAGCTCATCTACTGTCGAaacactcatccatgcctttgttacctctaatcTTGTCTAaaccaatgcactcctggctagcGTTCAACCACCCATAAACCTGAGAtctccaaaactctgttgcccgtgTCCCCACTTCCATTCACCAAAAACCCTTAGATTAGTACCCAACTAAGCAATGcttaactttaaaattctcattcttggtttcaaatccctcaatggctTACCCCTCTGAAATCTTCTCCAGGCCTACAACCTTCTGGATATCTGTGCttttccaactctggcctcttgagcattcctgaatTTATTTGCTCTACCATTGGCGGCCATGGCTTCAGCTGCCAAgacactaagctctggaattccctcataaacttctccacctctcgactctctttcctcctttaagatactccttaaaacctaccgctttgaccaaacctttgatATTTGCCTGAATATTCATGTGGGTCAGTataaaattttgtttggtaatgcaccttgtgacattttactacattaaaggcattacATAAATAGAAATTGGTGTTCTTGGTACTGTCTAACAAAGTATAACCCAAACTGCAGTCCTATGGTGAGAGAAATGTAAAATAATCTTataattatataaatataagtaaaataaataattaatttttcaaaattgaaagaaaaacaaaaggtTTGCTCTAAGAGTGTTAGACTCTGGAGGGCATGAgttcagacaagtggagagcaGCTCTGAACAATGGGGTTATTTACAACTAATGGGTGCGGTTTTCCTAACCACTACATCATCATAAAGGGTAGGTAGAGCTCTTCAACTTTAGCTACATCCCACCTAGAAGGTACTGAGAAGGTAAAAGCCATGAGGTAAGAATAAAGGATTTTAGTTTCTCTTCCATAGTAAGTGGCTCAAGCATGTCATCCCTAGGGCAAAACACAATAGATAGGTTTGTAAGGTTATGCATATTAGAATGAGAACAGAAAATGTGCATGCTGAAGAGGCTGTTTTTTGAAGCAAGCCAATCTAAATGTCGGGTTAGGCAAGCCTAGTCCCACAGGGATATCCCCCCAAAGGGGCGAGGCTACTAGAATTTTCTGACGATGCTTTGCCTCAACCAAACAGATGTTTAAAACAAAATTAACTAAAATGATCAAACTGAATCAAAATGGTAAATTAAGAAACAAATTATTTAAGAATATCATACAATAGCAAACTACCTCATCTAACGTTGCATGAGGGAGGAAGAAATACTGAGAATCAGATTGACAACAGTGTACTTCCGTTGATCAATCATGTCAGCATTAATAATTGCCAATGGCGACATCTAGAGCCCAGATTGGTCTGCCTCCCACCAGAAAAAAGACCAATGGTGGAAGCCAACATCAGGCATCTAGAGATAAATAGTAGAGGGGAAGCATAATAAAATTTCTCAATCAATTTTTGTTCACCCAACTTTGTCTGAAATTTATAAATTTTGAACCAAATGGGTAAATAAAATTTGGAAATTCCAAAACTAGCACTGTTCATAATGCAAGGATATCTTTGTGTCTTACTGAATCACCTGCAGTCAAGCAGTCAAATTCTTTCAGTGGAAGGTggtttatttttgtttcattatACTTCCCTGGACTTGCACAATAGGTCTGATCAACTGTTGCGTTGGTGCTATTCAACCATCCTACCAACCATTTCAGTTTGCAATCACAGTGGAAAGAATTGCCTCTAAGATCTCTGTGAAGAAAAGCAGTTTTAATTGGTGGCTTATAAAAAATGCACAGTGAAATACTGCCACAATAATGCCTGATAATAATACATGATcttatttattttcaaaatagCAATAAGAATACTGCATTTATTTTACGAATTAAAATATCCCAAAATTTTGTTTCATATATGTGTCAGCCATGGTTCGGTGGAAGCCGCTCATCACATCCCTGCCAGACAAAGAGCAGCCAGCCTAACCACACCTTCCAGCTTTTGGTCCATAACcatgtaggttacagcacttcaaatgCACGTCTAAgtatttttaaatgcaatgagggttTCTTCCTCTACCAACCTTCCAATCAGTCAGTTCCAGACCTCCactaccctttgggtgaaaagaaATTACACATCAactcccttctaatccttctaccaattactttaaacctatgccctctggttattggccTCTGTTAAGGAAATGGGCCCTTCTGATCCATTCTATCCagacctctcataattttatacacatcaCTTAAATCTCCACTCAGCTTTCCCTGCGCCAAAGGAAACAGTTCCAGCCTATCAAATCTCTCTTTATAGCTAAAATTCACCATTTCTGGCAACATCTTCATAAAGCTCTTCTTTACCCTCACTAGTGTGACTACGTCCTGTAATGAGGTGGCTAtcattgtacacagtactctagctgaggtctaatgagtattTTACCGTTCTGGTATAACCcgcctgctcttatactctaggcCTCTGCCAATAAATGAAGGTTTCCCATATGACTTCTTGTCCACCTTATCAATCTGTCCTGGTACTTTcggggatctgtggacatgcactccaagatctctctgtttctctacacCTTCCAGTATCCTACAATTTATTTTGTACTCTCTTGTCTTATTTGCCCTTCCCAAATGCaatacctcacatttctctggattgaattccatttgccacttttctgttcACCTGACtaatccattgatatcttcctgtagtGTTCTTCCTTATTATCAAAcacacagccaattttgcatcATTTGAAAACTTCTGAATCATGCCCtcttacatttaagtctaaatcattgagcAAGGGATCCAGTACTGAGCCCTCGAAAACGTCACTGGGAACAATCTCTCAGTCACAAATTCACCCACCAGCCTACCCTTTGCTTCCAcctctgagccaattttggatccaacctgctacTTTCCCTTGGATTCCATAAGCTTTTTTTTTTTGATCGAATTacaatgtgggaccttgtcaaatgacttgttaaaatccatgtagattaCATCAAATGTAGCACCTTCATCaaccctgcttgttacctcctcaaaaaattcaagcaaGTTAGTCAGACTGCTcctaacaaatctgtgctgtctttgattaatctgtgtcttttTAAATGATGATTTATACTGTCTCTCAGAAATGTTTCCAATAGTTTGCCCAACATTGAGGTTAggttgactggcctgtaattgcttggtctatcccttcctccattTTGAAACAACAGTACAACAGCAGTCCTCCAGCTTCCTCACGCCATGCCTATAGCTAGAGAGGATTGCAAAAtgatctgaagaagaatcatgagaactcgaaacattaactctgtttctttctccacagatgctgccagacctgttgaacttttccagcattttctgttttttgattGTTCAGATGAGGATGTGAAGATGTGCCTGCAGAGACAAGATGTATTGgtctgaggagtgctgtgcaggagatTGCTGGGAAAATCAGAGTATAGAGGTTGGCACCTCAAAATGAGatgccactcacctttcctgccatTTATTAGATCATTGAACCTCTTGGGGCACTGTACCCAGGTTCAAGGGACCACGCTCATGTTGCTCACTTCCTCGGCCACTTCCATCCACACTTGCTTGGTTTAAGAGACTGGCCTCTTCCTTCGTTCCACAGGAAACAGCACTTCACTTCAGTCCTCCAGATCCCACAGCAGGACCTCCAGGGAAGGGTCAGAAACTGAGATACTTTTAAGTAGAAAAACTTTCCTTGGACAAATTCAGGACGTTATCATGTGATTGGTCAGGAAACCCAGAAGCGGGGTGCTAATGCCACGGCTGAGTTAAAGAGTTATGGCAAAGCTGACTACTAAATGAAGCAGGTTCCTGAGTTGCCATCACAGCCCATGCCGCCAGCAgcagcaccccaccccaccccccaccccgctcaccCACCCGCATCCTGTGCTGCAAATGAGTCTATTTCAATAAGGTTCTGCCTACAGTAACCAATCCCCTCACTTCTTCTCAGAGGAATGGAACAAAGGTCTGGAAATTGGcgcacattgcacctttttttccccaaaaacatacttcattcataaaattgTAAACATACATTACGAAGTATTTTAACTTGAAAATTACAGAAAATACAATGTAATTTGACTTGTGTCattattgctgataaaagagacatatctaagctttccatcttgcactcaccaggacacttgcaagaatatcaatgtaaggggaaaacaacaagctgcctagtttaaatttcaaacaattgttggcatttaactgtcagtcaccatcagaggtgcattctccatggcaacagcacttgccaaccaatcaaccactctcttcacatacagtataagttgttgttttctcccttatattggtattcttgtgagtgtcctgatgagtgcaaggtgaaaagtttcaacatgagagacagagacagaaaaagagaaaaaaggagagagaagaaaagggagaaaaaaagagaagggaagaaggaaagaaaagcttAAATCACCTGCACAAATGAGGTGAATGCTACCCCTCACAGCTAGTGTACTACTCATATCTATCTTACCAGTGTGTCTCAAAAGGACAGTCCACATTAAAGCAATATACAATCACACATCCCCGACAAAAGTATTATAAAGCTCAGCCTATGCTAAACAGCCTATGCAGAATCTATCCAAAGCAACAGTTTTGTAATACAGTACTCAAAAAGAGAGGAAGAATATAAAGTGGGATTCAACTCTCAAAGAATTCAATTGCATATGTGGTAAAaggtaaaaaaataaataaccaTAGGGTTTATGTAAAACTTCCGACGATTAGTGCAGTTTGGACATAAGATGCAAAGATATTGACATAACCAACAAAACTTATTGTGTAACAGAACCATCAATATAGTTACCTAATTAAGCATTGAGCACCATTTTGTCCTGGGTGAAGTCACGATACGACTTATTAAGAAAAGGTACAATTGTGTCCTTGAAAAGGGCTGAACCTTCTAGTGGTGTGTTGAAAATCTAATTCACTCCGTTGCAAGTTACATGCAGGCGAGCAGGATGGAGAAAGCCATATTTAAGTCCAGCTTCATGAAGTTGGGCTTTAACAAATTTATATTCTCCACAATACCAGGCTAAATCCACACTAAGGTCAGGGCAGATGAATATCTTGCTTCCACAAAAGTGTAGTTTACCATTTTCTCTACACAGACGTAAAATTTCCCCCTTCACTCCATAGTGATGCAGTCTTAGTATTAATGGCTATTGGGGGCTTGCCATGCTGTGGCCGCGACACCAAAGAGCAATGGGCTCGATCCACTACCAGCGGTGAATTGAAACTCTCCTTGCCAAAAACCTCCAAAAGAAGTGTCTCAGTAAAAGTTGCAGGGTTTCCCTATTCCACACCCTCAGACACCGAAAGAATCCTTAAATTATGCCTTCGACTGCCATTCTCCAGGTCATCTACCTTAGTCAACAACTTAGTATTTTGGGCTTCCAGCGGGGTGCAGCAGGTCTCCAGATCTAATTGGAAAGCTTTCCagttcccacccattgattgaaacagTGCTACTGATGTTTGTGTAGAGCAATTGAATCCGACTGCAGAGTCTCTCCTCAAAAcctattttggagagcacatccatcaTGTAGGTGCGCAATATTCTGTCAAATGACGTCTCCTGGTCCAGGTTGATGAagggtgtccacacccctgtcctgtacctaGGCAATCACACCCCTGAGTAGCATGAGGctatcagagatcttcctgctggACACCGCAGGTCTAGCCAGGGTGATTCACCAAATCCAGAGCAGTCTTGGCCTGATTGGTAAAGACCTTGGATAGAACTTTAtattccacattcaacagtgaaatgagtCACCAATTTATActtatctccctttcccccatctACTTGTAGGTGTGGGCAATGATGCCTTTCCtcgtggattctgacatgctgccagccAGAAGCATATTTTTACACACTTGCAGCAGGTCTGGGTTGATCCAGTTCCATAGAGCTGAATACAACTCAGCTGgtaagccgtcgcttccgggagctTTTTTCTTCTCAAAGTGCTTGAGGGCCTTAGTTAGCTCATCCAGAGTTAGaggtttgtccagactctcctgcatactgtcatctaagacctccacgatagaggacaggaaggactgggaacccatgctgtctgtgggcttcacgtcatacagtTTGACATAAAAGGATATGCCGATCTTCAAAATGTCAGAGATGACGTTACCGAGCCATCTTTTTCcgtcaggctgctgatcacagagctctctctgtatACCATTTAGAAGAAGAAACgcgagcacgtctcatcctgctccatcgAGCAGACTCTGGAcaagaagatgatcttggaggcctctgaggcaaagaACAAGGGTTGCTGACTTTTCACCTCTTGGCGATTCTTCTTGACATTGACaacagccggagcagattctgcatgcttTTCTGGAGTTGTGATatttccttctgttcctttctagccttCTGaacacctttgaggatgaaaaacctcttgatgctCACCTTGATCACTTCACacgactcaaagaggggtttcattgTTCTGAAACCTTTGTAATTCCTTTTGAGTTTCTCAATGTTTTCTGGGGTCAACAGTttcacattcagcttccatgtccGCCTGCCAACCCTTTAGTCATCCTGTGAGTGACAGttagccagtaggaggcagtggtcagggaagaacaccagcttgatgtcagtggatctgactgtgaatgctcaggacacaaacaggaagtctatgctggaacggatggacccgtcTGGTCACGGACAAGTGTATCAACATTGCACtgcatctgcagggttgctgaagacatcaTGCGGCTTGGTATCTTTTACTGTTTTCATCAGGAGTCTGGATGTGGCGTCCAGTTTGTTGTTGCTCCTGCCAGATCATCCAGCCACATCAATGATGCCGTTGAAGTCACCAGCCAGAATGACCAGCCTGGCTATTGCCAGCAGCTGTGGGAGATGCTGAAGGATGTCCAGCCCTTCACTGTTTTGAGCCAGGGTGTACACGTTAATTAACTGGAGCGGAGCATTATTGTACATTACATCTACTATGGTGAGGCGCCCGCCCGCCACCTTCTTAACTTCAGggatggtgaagttgcctccccgcagcataATTCCCAGGCTGGAGGAACGTGAGTCATTTTCACCCGACCAGATTGATGGCCCATGGGATCACAATCACGACCATTGCCTGTAGGGCTGAACAGTGGTATCTCACCCATAAAAATAGCTGGTCAGCTTTtaccttggcaaggtaatccaaggtcgcaacacatagCATAGTATAATTAAAGCTACGCACATATTTGGAAACAATCTCCACACCCATTTTAAAGCGTTTtatcgcttaccaaacctgttatCTTTGAAAGTTCCAGTTCTTGCGTCTGCTCCTGTAAAGCCACAGTGTTCACAAATTGTCTCACTTGTGATGGGCTGAGAAACCCATTAGAAATTTTTTGCTCAGGTGACATCAGGGGGTTCATGCAGGAAGCAATGGTTGGACTGTTTTCTGTTGAAGAAGTCTTTCCCATCCATTCCCCCTTGGGAGCATTACTGCttccagcttcctggagctggggtatGCAGAGTGCTTCACTGCTCCTGGCTTCTTGGAGCTGGGGTGCATTGGCCTCCTCACTTTGAGGTTGAAGTTGGGGTGAGCTGGCCTCTTCGCTGTCTCCAATGTTTCGGAGCTCGGATGTCTCCACCTCCAGCTTCCTAGAACTTTGCTGCACCTTCTGTAGGTGCCGCCCTTGCCCTTCCTCCACCGAAAACGGCAGCCCCTGTTGTCTATGTCAGATGGGAGTCGCCTTTTACTGCTTGGCATCTAATTTACTGGTGCAAATTTGGCACTGAAGAGTCCAACATGGCAGGCAGCATGTGCACGTTCATTGCACGACACAAGAGTGCTACCTGCCTTATTGGTGAAAGTTCCTCCATCAGTGTCCAGGCTGCACAACTGAAACAGGCGTTAAATTTCATTCATACACAAGTAGGGGGCCTAATCTTATTTGTGGCaaccagttagctcagttggctagatggctactTGTGGTTCAGAATAGTGTGGGTTTGATTCCCAATCCAGCTGAGCTAGACTTAAGACCCATCTCTTTGCCGTGCCCTGAGAGTAGAAggcaccaccactgacaaaaactgccaatgGCTTAGGCTGAAGCaccagcagacaatgagccaagaacCTGTCTTCGAGTAGAGCACTCATGGAATGGAATGCCTGATTGTGGCCCACTATGTAAAATAGTTGTGGAGACTGATATGATATGCATTGATCTTGAAGTAAGATTgaggacagtgactgggatcctGCTTTTGCCAGAGTGCTGGATCATATGCATGACTGTTGTGCATTGAATATTTCAGGCACTAAATTTTGGatttcttaaatgctctctgaacgaAAGGTTTATTCTACAGATTTCTTTTTTGGCTCCTGGTTGTGGTTCATTTCTCCACCAGGCTCCCAGAAATAGTATAAAATGGAGTAGACTGTAGAAATACGGAATAACTTGCCTGGGCTATACAGTGACTTTCCCTAAATGGATCAAAGCATCTTAACCTTTGTCTCAAGATTTCAGGGTTCTCCGCAACACAACATTGATAAATGTGTATACCTCATTGTCTTTCTTCAGGTTTGACCCTGGATGTGTTAAGAAAAATATGAACTGGGTTCTTGGGAATTCCTTAGTTTCCTAAGGGGCATCCATAGGGAAAGTAATGAAATTCACAgaaacacaaaatcacacagtgcagaagaggcccttcggcccatcaagtctgcactgagaTTGCATAGACAGGCAACAATTGATTGGAAAATTTGTCAGGTATCTTCTGTTACTTTAAATGATTAAGTGGCAAAATAATTTCAAGACAGCAGCAGCTCTTGGCCCCAAAGAGGTTTCAAGACCTGGCTGCAGGAGatcataaaagtaaaatacttcaGATGTTAAAATTTGAAGTacgaaacagaaaatgcttgaaacacCCTGTGGGTCAGAAAGCAGCTGGGGAAAAAAGGTaggattaacatttcaggtctatgATTCTTTATCAGCTCTGATGTTGACCCAGCCTGACCTGGCCCAACTTGAGTGTTTCTAGTGTTTTCTGCtttaatttcatatttccagTTTCTGGAGTATGTTGCTTCTTGCTTTTTTGGTCAATTCACTGTCGCATCCCTTCCAGGGATATCCACCTCGAAGAATCTCTGCTCTTCTCTTCAacatgatttttatttgctttttttgAATTCTTCACCTTTATTGCTACTTAtatctgtttctgtttggctTCTGACAAAGGGTCATGGATCTAAAAAAACCACCTTCCTTTctgtgcagatgctgcctgatctcctAAAACACAGAACGTAACCATAGTTTGCTTTGTTAACTGAGTGCACCATGAACAGAGTGGGAAGTTTAGAATTTGCTAAATAGTCCATGAGTGACTAAGACTGAAATCTAGACTTTACGAGCCAAATCTTCCTCTGGTCTCGGGAAAGCCCAACCACATGCACTTTCATGGCTCACAAACTGCACATCTAACCCATGTGACTTCATATgctatttttgtcttttcacaACAAGATCGGGTTTGCAGTGCAGCTTGCAAGGGTttaaaggcctgcctcagttctccAACACATTATCACTGCTCCCAACGATGCTAAAGGCACCCTAAACTTCTCCCTTTGCTtctctcccatccccctgccagctcatgtACCTTCAGATTGCCTATGCCACCCCATGCAACCTCTTATGTCCCTCATATATCCTTCATAGCCACTCATCCAGTACGTACCATGTTCAGTCCTCAGATTCCATGTAAtatcaatgaattttttttacattCCTTGGAGGAAAAATAAACCTCTCACCATCTAATAAAAGCCTCCATTTCATTGATAATGAGAAAAATGCATTGTGCTGTGTGGAAAAAGAACCTTGTATTTGCAATCCTATTAGCTTGTGTCAACAAAACAGAAACCACATTAAAGTCACATTCTGTCATTACAACTTCTTTAAACTGTCATTCATGCTCAGATGAATGGAACACCTACTGTGCTGAAATCCATTGGcacttgaaactcagccaagcattcagaaTGGCCACAGCTGTCCAAACAATATACTGCCCACTAGTAAGGAAAGAACTAAAGGTGCTCATTTCAATTTCAAGGCAGAGTGCCTGTCAATCAACGTAAGTGAACAGGTGGTTAGATTTTTTCAAATGTAGATTTTTTTCAATGTCAAAACCAATCTTTCTTTAATCAGCTAGAGCTATTGAAATCACAGTAGAAAAGATGACAGCCCAGGCTGACGGGGCATTTTGTAACACTTTTCACTGCATTATTGTGTTAAGCATGTGAAAAAATACACAATACAAGTCAATGTAAGGGTCAACTGATTTGCCAGTCATGATCTAGTTGAACGGCAGAACAGGCTAGAGGTGATAAATGGCCCATCATGTTTCAATGATCCTGAATTATTTATTCCTTTGAAT contains these protein-coding regions:
- the lgi1b gene encoding leucine-rich glioma-inactivated protein 1b isoform X2, with the translated sequence MKSGFSEIPERSFVNIKFLQLLLFTSNTFYSIADDAFKGLDHLKYLFIENNKIQSISRHAFRGLRALTHLSLANNNLQTLPKDLFKGLDALTNIDLRGNSFHCDCKLKWLVGWLNSTNATVDQTYCASPGKYNETKINHLPLKEFDCLTADFVVFQTLKFQSLSIESFTYMDDIYVAIAQPVAGNCGILEWDHVEMVFRSFDNITGSSTVVCKPLIIEGQLFVIVARLFGGSHVYKRDISANKFIKIQDIDALKIRKPNDIESFQIDGEWFFIIADSSKGGTTTVYKWSGNGFYSHQSLHRWYKDIDVEYLEIANKPHLILLSLFQRPIIYQWNKGKKEFVWRIDIPETDNVYAVKHFKIKDNLYICLTRFLGDSTIMKWNVSMFVEVQTFPSRGSMVLQPLKLNKWQYAILGNDYSFTEIFQWDTAKGKFMKFNEVIIQAPRAFTSVLADNREFLFASSFKGNTQIYEHIIIDTSGT
- the lgi1b gene encoding leucine-rich glioma-inactivated protein 1b isoform X1, encoding MESASKSAVRFTFLLWILSLLFFKIGARRPRPVKCPESCICTEETAQCDNGKLIPLSFPPEIIHLSFMKSGFSEIPERSFVNIKFLQLLLFTSNTFYSIADDAFKGLDHLKYLFIENNKIQSISRHAFRGLRALTHLSLANNNLQTLPKDLFKGLDALTNIDLRGNSFHCDCKLKWLVGWLNSTNATVDQTYCASPGKYNETKINHLPLKEFDCLTADFVVFQTLKFQSLSIESFTYMDDIYVAIAQPVAGNCGILEWDHVEMVFRSFDNITGSSTVVCKPLIIEGQLFVIVARLFGGSHVYKRDISANKFIKIQDIDALKIRKPNDIESFQIDGEWFFIIADSSKGGTTTVYKWSGNGFYSHQSLHRWYKDIDVEYLEIANKPHLILLSLFQRPIIYQWNKGKKEFVWRIDIPETDNVYAVKHFKIKDNLYICLTRFLGDSTIMKWNVSMFVEVQTFPSRGSMVLQPLKLNKWQYAILGNDYSFTEIFQWDTAKGKFMKFNEVIIQAPRAFTSVLADNREFLFASSFKGNTQIYEHIIIDTSGT